From Streptomyces sp. TLI_053, a single genomic window includes:
- a CDS encoding DUF4157 domain-containing protein: MHNHAKAGPNATEDARTTVRRPAGAPPAQASGLLGLQATVGNSVVVQRLKQQHRHGAGCGHEAEEAPVQRSAVHDVLRAGGRPLDGGTRADMERRLGADFSDVRIHDGSAAKASAAEVGARAYTSGNHVVIGDGGADKHTLAHELTHVIQQRRGPVAGTDNGAGLRVSDPSDRFEREAESNARRAMSGAAPRTEQHAHEAGRAGRGAAQEAVQRWAAQAGPGQQQMTVSANGVFAVPNADATSIWIRVSAPAGSYSPALRPTSTAQQALFGGTELYQEHELARNILDDCLHTAEEIMHNAVGELADGANSNVRTSAGLKAFGMSDEQNRDRAGDFQGATDRNASPVVGQSYLMLAMNPGEEIMSQYHAAAVVGMDGQDTVTMEAFAGSGQTAANPMTYTIGTVASFHDYWTGAYYTPYYPEVTMKTVVLVKRGKGRRVAAGSEQPVNPNVA; this comes from the coding sequence GTGCACAACCACGCGAAGGCCGGGCCGAACGCCACCGAGGACGCCCGGACGACGGTCCGCAGGCCGGCCGGCGCACCACCCGCACAGGCCTCCGGGCTCCTCGGGCTGCAGGCGACGGTGGGGAACTCGGTGGTCGTCCAGCGCCTGAAGCAGCAGCACCGCCACGGTGCGGGGTGCGGCCACGAGGCGGAAGAGGCGCCGGTCCAGCGCTCGGCCGTCCACGACGTGCTGCGGGCCGGCGGCCGGCCGCTGGACGGCGGTACGCGCGCGGACATGGAGAGGCGGCTGGGCGCCGACTTCTCCGACGTCCGCATCCACGACGGCAGCGCGGCGAAGGCGTCGGCGGCCGAGGTGGGCGCCCGGGCGTACACCAGTGGGAACCACGTGGTGATCGGGGACGGCGGCGCCGACAAGCACACGCTCGCCCACGAACTCACCCACGTGATCCAGCAGCGCCGGGGCCCCGTCGCGGGTACGGACAACGGAGCGGGCCTGCGGGTCTCCGACCCCTCCGACCGCTTCGAGCGGGAGGCGGAGAGCAACGCGCGCCGCGCCATGAGCGGGGCGGCGCCGAGGACCGAACAGCACGCGCACGAGGCGGGCCGGGCCGGCCGGGGGGCCGCCCAGGAGGCGGTCCAGCGCTGGGCCGCACAGGCCGGCCCGGGTCAGCAGCAGATGACGGTCTCGGCGAACGGCGTCTTCGCCGTCCCGAACGCCGACGCCACGTCGATCTGGATCCGCGTCAGCGCGCCCGCGGGGTCCTACTCCCCGGCCCTGCGCCCGACGAGCACGGCGCAGCAGGCCCTCTTCGGCGGCACGGAGCTGTACCAGGAGCACGAGCTGGCGCGCAACATCCTGGACGACTGCCTCCACACGGCGGAGGAGATCATGCACAACGCCGTCGGAGAGCTGGCCGACGGCGCGAACAGCAACGTCCGTACGAGCGCGGGGCTCAAGGCCTTCGGCATGTCGGACGAGCAGAACCGCGACCGCGCAGGCGACTTCCAGGGGGCGACGGACCGCAACGCCAGCCCGGTGGTGGGACAGTCCTACCTGATGCTCGCCATGAACCCCGGCGAGGAGATCATGTCGCAGTACCACGCCGCAGCGGTGGTGGGGATGGACGGCCAGGACACGGTGACGATGGAGGCCTTCGCCGGAAGCGGCCAGACGGCCGCGAACCCGATGACTTACACGATCGGTACGGTGGCCTCCTTCCACGACTACTGGACGGGCGCGTACTACACCCCGTACTACCCGGAAGTCACCATGAAGACCGTGGTCCTCGTCAAGCGCGGCAAGGGCCGCCGGGTGGCAGCGGGCTCGGAACAGCCGGTCAACCCCAACGTCGCCTAG
- a CDS encoding PRC domain containing protein, which yields MSSGLWGYEGAQGYAAGTDLTGFRVEATDGHIGKVDKHTEDVDTAHVVVDTGPWIFGREVLLPAGTITRIDVTEKTVWVDRTKDEIKNSPEFDKDRHTGDREYHERLEGYYGGSGTAL from the coding sequence GTGAGCAGCGGACTGTGGGGCTACGAGGGTGCCCAGGGCTACGCGGCGGGCACGGACCTGACCGGTTTCCGGGTGGAGGCCACGGACGGGCACATCGGGAAGGTGGACAAGCACACCGAGGACGTCGACACCGCGCACGTCGTGGTCGACACCGGGCCGTGGATCTTCGGCCGTGAGGTCCTGCTGCCGGCCGGCACGATCACCCGGATCGACGTCACGGAGAAGACCGTGTGGGTGGACCGCACCAAGGACGAGATCAAGAACTCCCCCGAGTTCGACAAGGACCGGCACACCGGCGACCGCGAGTACCACGAACGGCTGGAGGGCTACTACGGCGGCAGCGGCACTGCCCTCTGA